The following coding sequences lie in one Niabella agricola genomic window:
- a CDS encoding D-TA family PLP-dependent enzyme: METQEWYTIRNADAIDTPALVLYPERIRANIHAATGMTDHIERLRPHVKTHKSPEVTKLLLEAGIQWFKCATLAEAAMLAHAGAPDILLAYQPTAAKLGRWLELIRKFSGVTFSCLVDNAATGALLSEAAQKAGIPLHVYIDLNVGMNRTGIKPDEGALELYEALTRMPDIRVEGLHAYDGHINETDITQRNDSCTRAFAPVYFLRTLLKERGYPPVKLIAGGSPTFSVHAGKPDVECSPGTFVYWDKGYQELLPDLRFVPAALVLARIISLPAPDQVCIDLGYKSIAAEQPINRRVFFLNAPELKMLRHSEEHLVAETVPGHGWKIGDLLYGLPYHICPTVALYQHAEVVMDGAKTGEWPVAGKDYMR; this comes from the coding sequence ATGGAAACGCAAGAGTGGTATACGATCCGCAATGCGGATGCCATCGATACGCCGGCACTGGTGCTGTACCCGGAGCGTATCCGCGCCAATATCCATGCCGCAACCGGTATGACCGATCACATCGAACGGCTGCGCCCGCATGTAAAAACGCATAAATCGCCGGAGGTCACAAAGCTGTTGCTGGAGGCCGGCATACAGTGGTTTAAATGTGCTACCCTGGCGGAAGCTGCCATGCTGGCCCATGCAGGAGCACCAGATATCCTGCTGGCTTACCAGCCCACGGCGGCAAAGCTCGGCCGCTGGCTGGAGCTGATCCGGAAGTTTAGCGGCGTAACTTTTTCCTGCCTGGTGGATAATGCTGCAACGGGTGCGCTGCTTTCGGAGGCCGCTCAAAAAGCAGGGATCCCACTACACGTGTACATCGATCTTAATGTAGGTATGAACCGCACCGGTATCAAACCAGATGAGGGTGCATTGGAATTATATGAGGCCCTAACCCGGATGCCCGACATCCGCGTGGAAGGACTGCATGCGTACGACGGGCATATTAATGAAACGGATATAACACAGCGGAACGACAGTTGCACCCGGGCGTTTGCACCTGTATACTTTTTGCGCACCCTGCTAAAGGAAAGAGGGTATCCGCCGGTAAAACTCATCGCCGGCGGATCACCCACCTTTTCTGTTCATGCCGGTAAACCGGATGTGGAGTGCAGCCCGGGAACCTTTGTTTACTGGGATAAGGGGTACCAGGAGCTGCTGCCCGATCTGCGCTTTGTGCCGGCGGCGCTGGTGCTGGCGCGCATTATTTCCCTGCCCGCGCCGGACCAGGTCTGTATCGACCTGGGATATAAATCGATCGCGGCAGAACAGCCCATCAACCGGCGGGTATTCTTTTTAAATGCACCTGAACTGAAAATGCTCCGCCACAGCGAGGAGCACCTGGTAGCGGAAACGGTTCCCGGTCACGGGTGGAAGATCGGCGACCTGTTATACGGGCTGCCCTATCATATCTGTCCCACCGTGGCCCTTTACCAGCATGCGGAAGTGGTCATGGATGGCGCTAAAACCGGGGAATGGCCCGTGGCCGGGAAGGATTATATGCGCTGA
- a CDS encoding 3-hydroxyacyl-CoA dehydrogenase family protein, with protein sequence MSTETNHFPVAVVGLGLMGCSITTCLLMAGHPVVAVAPIPEDLEHAERRIRAHLRKSQQEGLVMQDPEFFLERLVITGDYEQLKNSRLVIECTIENLEIKKTVYGKIEAVIAADALMASNTSAIPISILQQLTQRPERFFGLHWAEPSHTTRFLEVICGDRSNEALGEQLYALAHQWGKEPTLVRKDIRGFITNRLMYAMYREAFHLVENGYATVEDVDRACRNNPGYWMTLAGVFRWMDLTGVPAYLTVLKDLWPTLSNATEPPKLITDIVAAGGRGVANGKGFYEYTPEEARLWEETFSAFSFEIRDLALKYPADVVKRRLAEKEGFVNETV encoded by the coding sequence ATGTCAACAGAAACAAACCATTTTCCCGTGGCGGTAGTGGGCCTGGGATTGATGGGCTGCAGCATTACTACCTGTTTGCTCATGGCCGGGCATCCTGTGGTGGCGGTGGCTCCCATCCCGGAAGACCTGGAGCATGCCGAACGGCGGATTCGGGCGCATCTCCGTAAGTCGCAACAGGAAGGGCTGGTAATGCAGGATCCGGAATTTTTCCTGGAGCGCCTGGTTATTACCGGTGATTACGAACAGCTGAAAAACAGCCGGCTGGTGATTGAATGCACCATCGAAAACCTCGAGATCAAAAAAACGGTGTACGGCAAAATTGAAGCGGTGATCGCGGCCGATGCCTTAATGGCCAGCAATACTTCGGCCATACCCATCAGCATCCTGCAACAATTAACACAGCGCCCGGAGCGGTTCTTCGGATTGCACTGGGCCGAACCATCGCATACCACCCGTTTCCTGGAAGTGATCTGCGGCGATCGCAGCAATGAAGCACTGGGCGAGCAGCTCTATGCACTGGCGCATCAATGGGGCAAGGAGCCTACACTGGTACGCAAGGATATCCGCGGCTTTATTACCAACCGGCTCATGTATGCCATGTACCGCGAAGCTTTTCACCTGGTGGAGAACGGCTATGCAACGGTGGAGGATGTGGACCGCGCCTGCCGCAATAACCCGGGCTACTGGATGACGCTTGCCGGCGTATTCCGCTGGATGGATCTTACAGGTGTACCGGCTTACCTTACGGTGCTCAAAGACCTGTGGCCTACCCTGAGCAACGCCACGGAACCACCCAAACTTATTACGGATATTGTGGCCGCTGGCGGAAGAGGGGTGGCCAATGGGAAGGGATTTTATGAATATACACCGGAAGAAGCGCGGCTTTGGGAGGAAACCTTTTCCGCCTTTAGCTTTGAGATCAGAGACCTGGCGCTGAAATACCCGGCAGACGTGGTAAAGCGGCGGCTTGCAGAAAAGGAAGGGTTTGTAAACGAAACTGTTTAA
- a CDS encoding dipeptidase — MLMIDAHLDLAMNALEWNRDLQLPVAAIREREAGLTDKPDRAKGVVSLPELRAANIGIVVATQIARYVERGSNLPGWHSPQQAWAQAQGQLAWYKAMEDAGQMVQLTHLQKLEQHLALWNDPAISNTQKPVGFVLSLEGADSLVNLSYLEKAHAYGLRVIGPAHYGPGRYAPGTGETGGLTPLGIELLKEMDALKMILDITHLTDEGFRQAMDLYKGPVWASHHNCRALVNHQRQLSDDQVKQLIRRGAIIGGALDAWMLVNDWQRGVSDPVTRNVSLQLLVDHFDHICQLAGNSQHICIGSDLDGMFGKEQCPYDMETIADLPSLAGMLAQRGYTTTDIENIFHGNWLRFVRNAWA; from the coding sequence ATGTTAATGATCGATGCGCACCTGGACCTGGCCATGAATGCGCTGGAATGGAACCGCGACCTGCAGCTGCCGGTTGCCGCCATCCGCGAACGGGAGGCCGGGCTTACCGATAAGCCGGACCGCGCCAAAGGCGTGGTATCGCTGCCGGAGCTGCGGGCGGCCAATATTGGCATTGTGGTGGCCACACAAATAGCGCGCTATGTAGAGCGTGGCAGTAACCTTCCCGGCTGGCATTCGCCGCAGCAGGCCTGGGCACAGGCACAGGGCCAGCTGGCCTGGTATAAAGCCATGGAAGATGCGGGCCAGATGGTGCAGCTAACCCATCTTCAAAAACTGGAGCAGCACCTGGCCCTGTGGAATGATCCGGCAATCAGCAATACCCAAAAACCCGTGGGCTTTGTATTGAGCCTGGAAGGGGCCGACTCGTTGGTGAACCTTTCATATCTCGAAAAGGCCCATGCCTATGGCCTGCGCGTCATTGGTCCGGCGCACTACGGCCCGGGGCGTTATGCACCCGGTACCGGGGAAACCGGCGGACTAACCCCGCTCGGCATTGAACTGTTAAAAGAGATGGATGCGCTGAAGATGATCCTGGACATTACCCACCTTACAGATGAAGGCTTCCGCCAGGCAATGGATTTGTATAAAGGGCCGGTATGGGCCAGCCATCATAACTGCCGGGCACTGGTCAATCATCAGCGGCAGCTTTCAGACGACCAGGTAAAACAGTTGATCCGGCGCGGCGCCATCATTGGCGGCGCCCTGGATGCCTGGATGCTGGTGAACGACTGGCAGCGTGGGGTATCGGACCCGGTAACGCGCAATGTAAGCCTGCAGCTACTGGTGGATCATTTTGATCATATCTGCCAGCTTGCGGGTAATAGTCAGCACATCTGCATCGGCAGCGACCTGGATGGGATGTTTGGCAAAGAACAATGTCCGTATGATATGGAAACCATTGCCGATCTTCCCTCACTGGCCGGCATGCTGGCGCAAAGAGGGTATACAACCACAGACATTGAAAATATTTTTCACGGCAACTGGCTGCGCTTTGTGCGGAACGCCTGGGCCTGA
- a CDS encoding RidA family protein codes for MNKIEVKHPDRDPGFSTGAFSDGVIADGWLYVSGQAAVDFKTSTFVTGTIEEETTRTLNNVRAIVEAAGATMDDVVKCTVHLADISEFERYNVVYNSYFTGVKPARTTVQSLMANNIKVEIDCVVKLPVK; via the coding sequence ATGAACAAAATTGAAGTAAAACATCCCGACCGTGATCCCGGGTTTTCCACCGGCGCTTTTTCCGATGGCGTTATTGCCGATGGCTGGCTGTATGTAAGCGGCCAGGCTGCTGTGGATTTTAAAACCTCCACTTTTGTTACCGGCACCATTGAAGAAGAAACCACGCGCACGCTGAACAACGTGCGGGCCATTGTGGAAGCAGCCGGCGCAACCATGGATGATGTGGTAAAGTGTACCGTGCACCTGGCAGATATCAGCGAGTTTGAGCGGTACAACGTGGTATACAACAGCTACTTTACCGGGGTTAAACCCGCGCGCACTACGGTGCAGTCGCTGATGGCTAACAACATTAAAGTAGAAATTGATTGCGTGGTAAAACTGCCGGTTAAATAA
- a CDS encoding alpha/beta hydrolase family protein produces MKKDRRSFLKMSALAGTGILGVGIRPGIAHMHKAGDPEVADTAAVAETAPLNRFPRMMQEYFVQRLRQIEAVADERRAAVQSKADALAYVKEVREKIRSCLGPWPQKTPLNARVTGIIKRKDYRIEKIIFESRPGFPVTGNLYIPVNRKGRMPAVLGTCGHGDAAKEYPSYQSFAQGLAKQGYVVFIYDPISQGERLQYVSGAKSRFGAGVPEHLQAGSQLLLTGQSLSTWFVWDGIRALDYLLGRPEVNAAHVGVTGNSGGGTQTAWLCAVEDRITMAAPGCFITTFRRNLENENPADNEQCPPGALALGLDHSDFIAAMAPKPAILLSQEKDFFDIRGTEEAYARLKKLYRLLDAEDRVQLHTDTGYHGYSQANREAMYAFFNNIIKQRQQNKEPELQLEPEAALWCTPNGQVAELQTGGIPAVVARISNQLKAARKPLPAAELQKAVANLLQLPTLTGTPEYRILRPMAGRGYPKKQAAVYAVETEPGITSIIYRLEDEPLYSRPHGDAAPALLYISDLSADAELRKEPLLKEWAARKDAVVYTCDVRGAGESQPNTCSGNFLAPAGSDYFYATHSIMLGLPYVGQKTFDVLRVVQWLQASGHRQIHLAGNGRGAVPAAFAALLTDAVTTITLKNAPAGYGVMAEESTHPLPLSQVLPGVLKSFDLQDCYAALQAKQLRSLS; encoded by the coding sequence ATGAAAAAAGACCGGCGGAGTTTTTTAAAGATGTCGGCACTGGCAGGCACCGGCATCCTGGGGGTAGGCATTCGCCCAGGTATTGCCCACATGCACAAAGCCGGCGACCCGGAAGTAGCAGATACCGCTGCTGTGGCAGAAACGGCGCCACTCAACCGTTTTCCGCGGATGATGCAGGAGTATTTTGTACAGCGGCTGCGGCAGATCGAAGCAGTGGCAGACGAACGGCGCGCGGCTGTGCAATCAAAAGCCGATGCCCTTGCCTATGTAAAGGAGGTGCGGGAAAAGATCCGCTCCTGCCTGGGCCCATGGCCGCAAAAAACACCCCTGAATGCGCGGGTTACCGGTATCATCAAACGCAAGGACTACCGCATTGAAAAAATAATATTTGAAAGCCGGCCGGGGTTCCCGGTTACCGGCAATCTTTATATACCGGTCAACCGAAAGGGGCGTATGCCGGCGGTTCTGGGTACCTGTGGACATGGTGATGCAGCAAAGGAATATCCTTCTTACCAGTCTTTTGCCCAGGGGCTGGCAAAGCAGGGGTACGTCGTGTTTATTTACGATCCCATCAGCCAGGGCGAGCGCCTGCAATATGTATCCGGCGCCAAATCCCGCTTTGGTGCGGGGGTGCCCGAGCATTTACAGGCAGGCAGCCAGCTGCTGCTTACCGGGCAATCATTAAGCACCTGGTTTGTGTGGGATGGCATCCGCGCGCTGGATTACCTGCTGGGCCGGCCGGAGGTGAACGCGGCACATGTTGGTGTTACCGGCAACTCCGGCGGCGGTACCCAAACAGCCTGGCTCTGCGCCGTGGAGGACCGCATTACCATGGCCGCACCGGGTTGTTTTATTACTACTTTCAGAAGGAATCTTGAAAATGAAAACCCGGCCGACAATGAGCAGTGCCCGCCGGGGGCACTGGCGCTGGGACTGGACCACAGCGATTTTATCGCAGCCATGGCTCCCAAACCCGCGATCCTGCTCAGCCAGGAAAAGGATTTTTTTGATATCCGCGGCACGGAAGAAGCCTATGCCCGGCTAAAAAAATTATACCGCCTGCTGGATGCGGAAGACCGCGTACAATTACATACCGATACAGGTTACCATGGATACTCCCAGGCCAACCGCGAGGCCATGTATGCATTCTTCAACAACATCATAAAACAGCGGCAGCAAAACAAGGAGCCGGAGCTGCAGCTGGAACCGGAAGCCGCGCTCTGGTGCACGCCCAACGGGCAGGTAGCAGAGCTTCAAACCGGCGGCATTCCTGCCGTGGTAGCCCGTATATCCAACCAACTAAAAGCTGCGCGCAAACCCTTACCCGCAGCGGAGCTTCAGAAAGCCGTTGCTAACCTGTTACAACTACCTACACTCACGGGCACGCCGGAATACCGCATCCTCCGGCCGATGGCGGGCCGGGGCTATCCCAAAAAACAGGCAGCGGTTTACGCGGTGGAAACGGAGCCCGGTATAACAAGTATTATATACCGGCTGGAAGATGAGCCCCTGTACTCCCGTCCTCATGGTGATGCAGCGCCCGCGCTGCTGTATATCTCCGATCTTTCGGCCGACGCTGAACTGCGCAAGGAACCCCTGTTAAAAGAATGGGCTGCAAGAAAGGATGCAGTTGTTTATACCTGCGATGTACGCGGTGCCGGTGAATCGCAGCCCAACACCTGCTCCGGTAATTTCCTGGCGCCGGCAGGCAGCGATTATTTTTATGCAACCCACAGCATCATGCTCGGGCTCCCGTACGTTGGGCAAAAGACTTTTGATGTACTGCGCGTGGTACAATGGCTGCAGGCCAGCGGGCACCGGCAGATCCATCTTGCCGGCAACGGACGCGGCGCGGTTCCCGCAGCTTTTGCAGCCTTGCTTACGGATGCCGTTACCACCATTACGTTAAAAAATGCGCCGGCCGGTTATGGTGTAATGGCGGAAGAAAGCACGCACCCGCTCCCCTTATCCCAGGTACTGCCGGGGGTATTAAAAAGCTTCGACCTCCAGGATTGCTATGCTGCACTGCAGGCAAAACAGCTTCGCAGCCTTTCCTGA